The following proteins come from a genomic window of Peptoniphilus equinus:
- a CDS encoding GTPase, translating into MISDSNMPSKGLRIHIGIFGDTNAGKSTLLNLLTGQGTSLVSAQPGTTTDPVYKAMEVKGVGPVTFIDTAGYSDVSELGALRMNRTEKVLEECDILIYVERFEVNEALLKFLTASKKPLIKVKNGAQKAAYVPFDKGHVLAALQTAAKHLVKERPLFDGLLRGEETVVLVMPQDIAAPTGRLILPQVQTTRALLDLNCTVISTKPEQLQKTLEGLRTPPDLVVTDSQAFHEVYPRIGEIPITSFSILMARAKGDIETLVAGARVLDTLDADSKVLIAEACTHAPLEEDIGRVKIPKLLRARYGDMTIDFSRGLDFPEPLDYDVVIMCGSCMFNRARVLYRMEQAAKKGIPVTNYGLVLSHLHGILDKVIY; encoded by the coding sequence GTGATTTCAGATTCTAATATGCCATCGAAAGGCCTGCGTATTCACATCGGTATCTTCGGCGACACCAATGCGGGGAAGTCTACGCTGTTAAATCTTCTCACGGGGCAGGGGACGTCCTTGGTCTCGGCTCAGCCGGGAACGACCACGGACCCGGTCTATAAGGCTATGGAGGTGAAAGGCGTCGGACCCGTCACGTTCATTGACACGGCGGGGTACAGTGACGTTTCGGAACTGGGCGCACTGCGTATGAACCGCACGGAAAAGGTCTTGGAAGAGTGCGACATTTTAATTTATGTCGAGCGCTTTGAGGTCAATGAGGCGTTGCTGAAGTTTTTGACAGCGAGTAAGAAGCCTCTTATCAAAGTCAAAAATGGCGCGCAGAAAGCGGCGTATGTGCCTTTTGACAAAGGGCATGTGCTTGCTGCCCTCCAAACGGCGGCGAAACACCTGGTCAAAGAACGGCCGCTCTTTGATGGTCTGCTTCGTGGAGAGGAGACTGTGGTGCTGGTCATGCCTCAGGACATTGCCGCTCCTACGGGGCGTTTGATTCTTCCTCAGGTGCAAACGACGCGGGCGCTGTTGGATTTAAACTGTACGGTGATTTCCACCAAGCCGGAGCAGCTTCAAAAGACGTTAGAGGGTTTGCGGACGCCGCCGGATTTAGTCGTGACGGACTCTCAGGCTTTTCATGAAGTCTACCCTCGGATCGGTGAGATTCCCATCACGTCTTTTTCTATTTTGATGGCTCGAGCAAAGGGGGATATTGAAACGCTCGTGGCAGGTGCGAGGGTGCTCGACACCTTAGATGCCGACTCTAAGGTGTTAATTGCCGAGGCATGTACCCATGCCCCGCTGGAAGAGGACATCGGTCGTGTGAAGATTCCAAAGCTCCTTAGAGCACGGTATGGCGACATGACCATTGATTTTTCTCGAGGGCTGGATTTTCCTGAACCGTTGGACTATGACGTGGTCATTATGTGCGGCAGTTGCATGTTCAACCGTGCCCGAGTGCTCTATCGGATGGAGCAGGCGGCGAAAAAAGGGATACCTGTCACCAACTATGGTCTGGTTCTCTCTCATCTCCACGGCATTTTAGACAAAGTTATCTATTGA
- the hydG gene encoding [FeFe] hydrogenase H-cluster radical SAM maturase HydG, which produces MYNKLSSRANEFIDHDEIIASLNYAKKNRDNTKLHYELLEKAKSLKGLNHREAAILLGAKDPAVIDAMKAIAREIKLKFYGNRIVLFAPLYLSNYCVNGCVYCPYHAKNKMIPRLKLTQEEIRDEVIALQDMGHKRLALELGEDPVHNPLEYVLESIRTIYATKHKNGAIRRVNVNIAATDVASYRKLKEVGIGTYILFQETYNKDNYEQQHPTGPKADYAYHTEAMDRAMEGGIDDVGLGVLFGLENYHYELVGLLMHAEHLEAKFGVGPHTISVPRICPADDIDTSDFSNALDDTTFEKIIALIRIAVPYTGMIISTRESMTMREKALELGVSQISGGSRTAVGGYIKDIEEKSAQFDVSDTRSLNEVINWLLELGHIPSFCTACYREGRTGDRFMSLLKSGQIVNCCHPNALITLKEYMEDYGTQRTKVLGDDVIAKSLDMITNDKVRAKTAAYLQKIEEGERDFRF; this is translated from the coding sequence ATGTATAACAAATTGAGCAGTCGTGCCAATGAATTTATTGATCACGATGAAATTATAGCGTCACTGAACTATGCCAAGAAGAATAGGGACAATACGAAGCTGCACTACGAGCTTTTGGAGAAGGCGAAGTCGCTGAAGGGATTGAACCACAGGGAAGCGGCCATTCTTTTAGGCGCGAAGGATCCGGCGGTCATCGATGCCATGAAGGCCATCGCCAGAGAGATTAAGTTGAAATTTTACGGCAACCGCATTGTCCTTTTTGCGCCCCTGTATCTGTCCAATTACTGTGTCAACGGCTGTGTGTACTGTCCGTACCATGCCAAGAATAAGATGATTCCCCGGCTTAAACTGACTCAGGAGGAGATACGGGACGAGGTGATTGCCCTGCAGGACATGGGTCACAAACGATTGGCTTTGGAGCTTGGGGAAGATCCGGTACACAATCCGCTGGAGTATGTACTGGAGTCCATTCGCACGATTTATGCCACCAAGCACAAAAACGGTGCTATTCGGCGGGTGAATGTGAATATTGCCGCCACGGATGTGGCATCGTATCGCAAGCTGAAAGAAGTGGGGATCGGGACGTACATTCTCTTCCAGGAGACCTACAACAAAGACAACTATGAACAGCAGCACCCCACCGGACCGAAAGCCGACTATGCCTATCACACGGAAGCCATGGACCGCGCCATGGAAGGGGGCATTGACGATGTGGGACTGGGCGTGCTCTTCGGTTTGGAAAACTATCACTATGAGTTGGTGGGGCTTTTGATGCACGCTGAACACTTGGAAGCCAAGTTTGGGGTGGGGCCTCACACGATTTCCGTGCCCCGAATCTGCCCTGCCGATGACATTGATACGTCGGATTTTTCCAATGCGCTGGACGATACAACGTTTGAAAAAATCATTGCACTGATTCGCATCGCTGTGCCGTACACCGGTATGATTATCTCCACACGGGAATCCATGACTATGCGCGAGAAAGCACTGGAGCTTGGTGTGAGCCAGATTTCCGGAGGGTCACGGACTGCTGTGGGCGGCTACATTAAAGACATTGAAGAAAAATCCGCTCAGTTTGACGTGTCGGACACCCGCTCCCTCAATGAGGTGATTAACTGGCTCTTAGAGCTGGGTCATATCCCGTCTTTCTGCACGGCCTGCTACCGTGAGGGACGAACCGGCGACCGGTTTATGTCCCTGCTTAAGAGCGGTCAAATTGTCAACTGCTGTCATCCCAATGCGTTGATTACACTGAAAGAATACATGGAGGACTACGGCACACAGAGGACAAAAGTCTTGGGAGACGACGTGATTGCGAAGTCTTTGGACATGATTACCAACGACAAGGTGCGAGCTAAGACGGCGGCGTATCTCCAAAAGATTGAAGAGGGTGAACGTGATTTCAGATTCTAA
- the hydE gene encoding [FeFe] hydrogenase H-cluster radical SAM maturase HydE, translating to MYKSDIKQLADELIKTRRLSGEKFEQLLTHRDVVKKEIQQSAKAVTTKSFHRTLYVRGLIEISNYCRNNCFYCGIRRDNDYVSRYRLTKDEILKSVRLGTDMGFKTFVLQGGEDPGLSDAFLMDVLDSIHHINPEAAITLSIGEKDTATLEAYKSHGADRFLLRHETKNRDHYYQLHPETMSLENRLRALSDLKALGYQTGSGIMVGTPGQTYATLAEDLVYLHELQPEMVGIGPFIPAKHTPFENEPAGSVELTLFLLCVLRLMFPKANIPATTSLNTLSKTGRDDAITYACNVYMPNLTPPRHRKDYALYDDKACFKIEAAENLDDLKAIMKGLGREVVMDRGDFHV from the coding sequence ATGTATAAATCTGATATAAAACAATTAGCCGACGAGCTGATTAAGACCCGTCGACTCAGTGGCGAGAAGTTTGAACAACTTTTGACCCACCGGGACGTGGTGAAAAAAGAGATTCAACAGTCGGCGAAAGCGGTGACGACAAAGTCGTTTCACCGTACGCTTTATGTGCGGGGGCTCATCGAGATTTCCAACTACTGCCGCAACAACTGTTTTTACTGCGGCATTCGACGGGACAATGATTACGTGAGCCGGTATCGACTGACGAAAGATGAGATTTTAAAGAGTGTGAGACTGGGGACGGATATGGGGTTTAAGACCTTTGTGCTTCAAGGGGGCGAGGATCCGGGACTGTCCGATGCGTTTCTTATGGATGTGCTTGACAGCATTCATCACATCAATCCTGAGGCCGCCATCACGCTTTCCATCGGGGAAAAAGATACGGCGACGCTTGAGGCCTATAAAAGCCACGGGGCGGATCGCTTTTTGCTTCGTCATGAGACGAAAAACCGCGACCACTACTATCAACTCCATCCCGAGACGATGTCCCTTGAGAATCGTCTGCGGGCGCTATCGGATTTAAAGGCTTTGGGGTACCAGACGGGATCGGGGATTATGGTGGGCACGCCGGGACAGACTTATGCTACACTTGCGGAGGATCTGGTGTATCTCCATGAGCTTCAGCCGGAGATGGTGGGGATCGGGCCGTTTATTCCGGCAAAGCATACGCCGTTTGAGAATGAGCCGGCAGGCTCTGTGGAACTCACGTTGTTTTTGCTGTGTGTGCTGCGGTTGATGTTTCCCAAGGCTAATATTCCCGCCACGACATCGCTGAACACCCTCTCGAAAACCGGGCGGGACGATGCCATCACCTATGCGTGCAATGTCTATATGCCGAATTTAACACCCCCACGCCATCGAAAGGACTACGCGCTCTACGATGACAAGGCGTGTTTTAAAATAGAAGCTGCTGAAAACTTAGATGACTTAAAGGCTATCATGAAAGGATTGGGCCGAGAGGTTGTCATGGACCGAGGAGATTTTCATGTATAA